A single region of the Salipaludibacillus sp. LMS25 genome encodes:
- the rpsT gene encoding 30S ribosomal protein S20 has translation MANIKSAIKRGRTNEKRRAQNAAFKSDLRRSIKVFNAKAEEKDVEGAKAAFLVATKKLDKAANRGLFHKNAANRQKSRLQQRLNEISA, from the coding sequence ATGGCAAACATTAAATCTGCTATCAAACGCGGACGGACGAATGAAAAACGCCGTGCCCAGAATGCTGCATTTAAATCAGACTTACGCAGATCAATCAAAGTCTTTAATGCAAAAGCTGAAGAAAAAGACGTTGAGGGTGCTAAAGCAGCATTCCTTGTTGCTACAAAGAAGCTTGATAAAGCAGCAAATAGAGGTCTTTTCCATAAAAACGCAGCTAACCGTCAAAAATCACGGTTACAACAACGTTTAAACGAAATTTCTGCATAA
- the lepA gene encoding translation elongation factor 4: MKPEERIKRRDKIRNFSIIAHIDHGKSTLADRILEKTSALTQREMKDQMLDAMDLERERGITIKLNAVQLTYKAKDGVDYIFHLIDTPGHVDFAYEVSRSLAACEGALLIVDAAQGIEAQTLANVYLALDNDLEILPVINKIDLPSAEPERVKQEVEDVIGLPMDDCLLASAKNGIGIDDILESIVKNVPAPSGDPEAPLKAMIFDSLYDPYRGVIVYIRVTEGTVKPGEKVKMMATGKEFEVQEIGVFTPKPVAQEELTVGDVGFMIASIKNVSDSRVGDTVTHAERPTAEALPGYRKLNPMVFCGLYPVDTTDYNALREALEKLELNDASLQFEAETSQALGFGFRCGFLGLLHMEIIQERIEREFNIDLITTAPSVVYEVLLTDGTSLRIDNPADMPEAQKVEHVQEPYVKAEVMVPNDYVGSVMELCQKKRGDYVDMKYLDENRVNIIYQLPLSEIVYDFFDTLKSSTKGYASFDYELIGYKESNLVKMDILLNSEKIDALSVIVHRDSAYERGKSIVEKLKELIPRQQFEVPVQASIGQKIISRSTIKAMRKNVLAKCYGGDISRKRKLLEKQKEGKKRMKNVGNVEVPQEAFMSVLSMDDNK, encoded by the coding sequence ATGAAGCCTGAAGAACGTATTAAAAGACGGGATAAGATCCGTAATTTTTCTATAATTGCACATATCGACCATGGAAAATCAACCTTGGCTGATCGGATTTTAGAGAAAACGAGTGCCCTAACACAGCGGGAAATGAAAGATCAAATGCTCGACGCGATGGACCTTGAACGTGAACGAGGGATTACAATTAAATTAAACGCTGTGCAATTAACTTATAAAGCGAAAGATGGCGTAGACTATATTTTTCATTTGATTGATACACCAGGACATGTGGATTTTGCGTATGAAGTATCCCGAAGTCTTGCAGCTTGTGAAGGTGCCCTGCTTATTGTGGATGCAGCTCAAGGGATTGAGGCTCAAACGTTAGCTAATGTGTATTTAGCTCTTGATAATGACTTGGAAATACTGCCTGTCATTAATAAAATTGATTTGCCAAGTGCTGAACCTGAGCGGGTTAAGCAAGAAGTAGAAGATGTGATTGGTTTGCCGATGGATGACTGTTTGTTAGCCTCTGCTAAAAATGGAATTGGGATTGATGACATTTTAGAATCCATTGTTAAAAATGTGCCTGCACCATCTGGCGATCCTGAAGCACCACTAAAGGCGATGATCTTTGACTCTCTTTATGATCCATATCGTGGTGTAATCGTATATATACGTGTTACGGAGGGAACGGTTAAGCCGGGAGAAAAAGTGAAAATGATGGCTACAGGTAAGGAATTTGAAGTACAAGAAATTGGCGTCTTTACGCCTAAACCAGTGGCTCAAGAAGAACTGACAGTGGGTGATGTTGGGTTTATGATTGCCTCGATTAAAAATGTCAGTGATAGCCGAGTGGGGGACACAGTAACACATGCAGAAAGACCAACTGCGGAAGCATTGCCAGGATATCGAAAGCTTAATCCGATGGTTTTTTGCGGTTTGTATCCAGTAGATACAACAGATTATAATGCTCTGCGAGAAGCTCTTGAAAAATTAGAGTTAAACGATGCCTCATTGCAGTTTGAAGCTGAGACGTCCCAAGCATTAGGATTTGGCTTTCGATGCGGATTCTTAGGTCTTCTCCATATGGAAATCATTCAGGAGCGTATCGAACGGGAATTTAATATTGACCTTATTACGACGGCCCCAAGTGTTGTCTATGAAGTGCTATTAACGGATGGGACGTCCTTGAGAATTGATAACCCTGCTGACATGCCTGAGGCGCAAAAAGTAGAACACGTTCAAGAGCCGTATGTAAAGGCTGAAGTAATGGTTCCAAACGATTACGTTGGATCAGTAATGGAGCTTTGTCAGAAAAAACGAGGCGACTACGTGGATATGAAATATTTGGATGAAAATAGGGTGAACATTATTTATCAATTGCCACTTTCAGAAATCGTTTACGATTTCTTCGATACGTTAAAATCAAGTACAAAAGGTTATGCGTCTTTTGATTATGAGCTTATTGGTTATAAAGAAAGTAATCTCGTTAAAATGGATATTCTTCTTAATAGTGAAAAAATTGATGCCTTATCGGTTATCGTTCACCGCGATTCAGCTTATGAACGTGGAAAAAGTATCGTTGAAAAACTAAAGGAATTAATTCCTCGTCAGCAATTTGAAGTACCAGTTCAAGCGAGTATTGGTCAAAAAATCATTTCAAGATCGACCATTAAGGCAATGAGGAAAAATGTTTTAGCAAAATGTTACGGCGGAGATATTTCGCGTAAACGAAAGCTTCTTGAGAAGCAAAAAGAAGGTAAAAAACGAATGAAAAACGTTGGAAACGTGGAAGTGCCACAAGAAGCCTTTATGTCCGTATTAAGTATGGACGACAATAAGTAA
- the grpE gene encoding nucleotide exchange factor GrpE, with the protein MENDAKRNHEEDIISEETGNSSEQPSPKEKDMAFTESDNIDEEVQPDEEDTSDEVKELERKLADATNRMLRIQADYDNFRRRTKQEKESAAKYRSQNLAEKLLPALDNFERGMMITPQQEETKSLLQGMEMVYRQLKDALAEEGIEPIETVGKPFDPHYHQAVMQVETDEYESNVVVEEMQKGYQLKDKVIRPAMVKVNA; encoded by the coding sequence ATGGAAAACGATGCAAAAAGAAACCATGAAGAAGACATTATATCAGAAGAGACAGGAAATTCATCAGAACAACCATCACCCAAAGAAAAGGATATGGCTTTTACTGAATCAGATAACATTGATGAAGAGGTTCAGCCAGATGAAGAAGACACGTCTGATGAAGTGAAAGAATTAGAACGCAAGCTAGCAGATGCCACAAATCGTATGCTGCGAATTCAAGCTGATTATGATAATTTCAGACGTCGAACGAAACAAGAAAAAGAATCGGCGGCTAAATATAGATCACAAAATTTGGCTGAAAAGCTGTTGCCAGCACTTGATAATTTCGAACGCGGTATGATGATAACGCCGCAGCAAGAGGAAACGAAAAGCTTGTTACAAGGTATGGAAATGGTTTATCGCCAGTTAAAAGACGCACTGGCTGAAGAAGGCATTGAGCCGATTGAAACAGTAGGAAAACCATTTGATCCTCATTATCATCAGGCTGTGATGCAAGTTGAAACTGACGAATATGAATCGAATGTGGTGGTAGAAGAAATGCAAAAAGGCTACCAATTGAAAGATAAAGTGATTAGGCCGGCAATGGTTAAAGTTAACGCCTAA
- the hemW gene encoding radical SAM family heme chaperone HemW, with protein MPQSLYVHVPFCEQICHYCDFNKFFLKNQPIEEYLEMCEREILQTVEAFPPEEELSTIYIGGGTPTALTTTQLQHLLTSIKSYFPIHDKVEWTVEVNPGSADEEKLSMMHELGVNRLSIGAQTFDPHLLKAINRDHEPEDVAKTVALSKKAGINNLSIDMMFGLPGQSFDQWQESLEEVCQLPITHISAYSLKIEEKTVFYQLMRKGKLSLPGEEIEANMYEYMLDMLDRNGFNHYEISNFAKSSYYSNHNLTYWNNNEYYGIGAGAHSYVEGVRRANHGPLPKYMKAIKEKKLPYFEENHVSLKEQMEEQMFMGLRKLIGISFDTFKARFGKDLYEVFPEAVTDLINRGLLIETRTHLKLSKKGLLLGNEVFEQFLLND; from the coding sequence ATGCCGCAATCACTTTATGTTCATGTTCCTTTTTGTGAACAAATCTGTCATTATTGTGACTTTAATAAGTTCTTTTTAAAGAATCAACCCATTGAAGAATACCTTGAGATGTGTGAGCGTGAAATATTGCAAACAGTTGAAGCTTTTCCTCCTGAAGAGGAGTTATCGACCATTTATATTGGTGGGGGAACCCCTACGGCTCTTACGACAACCCAATTACAACATTTACTCACGTCAATTAAAAGTTACTTCCCCATTCATGATAAGGTTGAATGGACAGTGGAGGTCAATCCAGGAAGTGCCGATGAAGAAAAGCTGTCGATGATGCATGAGTTAGGGGTAAATAGACTAAGTATTGGTGCTCAAACATTTGATCCTCATTTATTAAAAGCAATCAATCGAGATCATGAACCGGAAGATGTAGCTAAAACTGTGGCGTTAAGTAAAAAGGCAGGCATTAACAATTTATCCATCGATATGATGTTTGGCTTACCCGGTCAATCGTTCGATCAATGGCAGGAATCGTTAGAAGAGGTATGCCAGCTCCCTATTACGCATATTAGTGCGTATTCATTAAAGATTGAAGAAAAAACAGTGTTTTATCAGTTAATGAGAAAGGGTAAATTGTCTTTGCCTGGTGAAGAAATAGAAGCAAACATGTACGAGTATATGCTGGACATGCTTGATCGAAACGGATTCAATCATTATGAGATAAGTAATTTTGCTAAGTCATCTTATTACAGTAACCATAACCTGACTTATTGGAATAATAACGAATACTATGGTATTGGAGCAGGTGCTCATAGCTATGTGGAAGGGGTAAGACGAGCTAATCATGGCCCATTGCCGAAATATATGAAGGCGATTAAAGAAAAGAAATTACCCTACTTTGAAGAAAATCATGTGTCTCTGAAAGAACAAATGGAAGAACAGATGTTCATGGGTCTTCGTAAATTGATCGGTATTTCATTTGATACTTTTAAGGCGCGCTTTGGAAAAGATCTCTATGAGGTTTTTCCAGAAGCAGTGACAGACTTAATTAACAGAGGATTGCTAATAGAGACAAGGACACATTTAAAATTGTCAAAAAAAGGTCTGCTTCTCGGGAATGAAGTATTTGAACAATTTTTGTTAAATGATTAA
- the gpr gene encoding GPR endopeptidase, translating to MDKIDLSDYQVRTDLAVEAHSLAREQTETTVEDGVKLDERDHDGVAITHVTIDDRAAERLGKKAGHYLTLQIDGIRQKDTALQAQAEKVFAKEFDRFLTSVGIDREATCLVVGLGNWNVTPDALGPLVTENLLITKHLFELQPENVQDGFRAVSAISPGVMGLTGIETSDIIFGVVEKVKPDFIIAIDALAARSIERVNTTIQISDTGIHPGSGVGNKRKEISREVLGIPVIAIGVPTVVDAVSITSDTIDYLLKHFGREKIEGQSPKRALAPAGMTFGEKKKLTEEDMPSDKERNMYLGIVGGLDEDEKRQLIHEVLSPLGHNLMVTPKEVDEFIEDMANLLAQGINTALHSDVTDENSGAYTH from the coding sequence ATGGATAAGATTGATTTATCAGACTATCAAGTAAGAACAGATTTGGCGGTTGAAGCACATTCGCTCGCCCGCGAACAGACGGAAACGACAGTTGAAGATGGTGTGAAGCTAGACGAGAGAGATCATGACGGGGTAGCGATTACACATGTGACCATCGACGACAGGGCAGCAGAAAGGTTAGGCAAAAAAGCTGGTCATTATTTAACGTTACAAATTGATGGAATTAGGCAAAAAGATACGGCATTACAAGCACAAGCAGAAAAAGTGTTCGCTAAAGAATTCGATCGTTTCCTTACGTCTGTTGGAATTGATCGCGAGGCCACTTGCTTGGTAGTCGGTTTAGGGAATTGGAATGTAACGCCAGATGCTTTAGGACCACTAGTGACGGAAAACCTTCTTATCACAAAACATTTATTTGAGCTACAACCCGAAAATGTCCAAGATGGGTTCAGAGCTGTAAGTGCAATTTCACCTGGTGTGATGGGGCTTACAGGAATTGAAACAAGTGACATCATTTTTGGGGTGGTAGAAAAAGTAAAACCTGATTTTATTATTGCAATAGATGCTTTGGCTGCCAGATCTATCGAACGCGTCAATACGACGATACAAATATCTGATACAGGTATCCACCCTGGTTCTGGTGTAGGAAACAAACGGAAAGAAATCTCAAGAGAGGTATTGGGGATACCTGTCATCGCTATTGGTGTTCCCACCGTTGTAGATGCTGTTTCAATTACGAGTGATACGATAGATTATCTTCTAAAACACTTTGGCAGAGAAAAAATAGAAGGGCAATCTCCAAAGCGAGCACTAGCACCAGCCGGCATGACGTTTGGTGAGAAAAAGAAGCTAACAGAAGAGGATATGCCAAGTGATAAAGAACGAAATATGTATTTAGGAATCGTCGGGGGACTTGATGAAGATGAAAAACGCCAACTAATTCACGAAGTACTGTCACCACTCGGTCACAACTTAATGGTTACTCCTAAAGAAGTGGATGAATTCATTGAAGATATGGCCAATCTTTTAGCCCAAGGAATTAATACAGCTTTGCACTCTGATGTGACGGATGAAAACTCAGGAGCATATACACATTAG
- the spoIIP gene encoding stage II sporulation protein P has product MKKHTYVKRARPIYRNRTSLSIKKLMLTTIIGIMVVFFMAATLTSFGPGYHLTSASVNNISNNLSVETLVYALGNENRYFQQTLPEEYESFSLTPLMLQITTNINTEDPRSLLGRELPGFSLFDGRILTAGEGVDYTSMPIESAPPMEVLLAEREASTERLEEMADLKESVAETDNIDDLPVTVHIIHTHNRESYLPELQNTSDPFHESVNITLAGERLGIELAKHGIRAEVDTTDIGAELNERSWRFSQSYEISREIMEEAKQENEHIKFYFDLHRDSQSREHTTVELNGETYAQALFVIGENNPDYEKNKALANKLHERLQEDYYGLSRGIFAPPVSEGSRNGVYNQDLSENALLVEFGGVENSLEEVYRTVEVFAEVFSDFYWEQEDSQE; this is encoded by the coding sequence ATGAAAAAACATACATATGTAAAAAGAGCTCGCCCTATTTATCGAAATAGGACAAGCTTAAGCATCAAAAAACTAATGCTAACCACTATAATTGGCATCATGGTTGTATTTTTTATGGCAGCGACTTTAACATCATTCGGTCCTGGTTACCATTTGACTTCAGCGTCTGTTAATAATATAAGCAATAACTTATCAGTTGAAACACTTGTTTATGCTTTAGGAAATGAAAATCGCTATTTTCAGCAAACATTACCAGAAGAGTACGAATCATTTTCCCTAACCCCACTTATGTTGCAAATAACTACAAATATTAATACGGAAGATCCACGAAGCTTGCTAGGAAGAGAGTTGCCTGGCTTCTCTTTATTTGATGGTCGAATTTTGACAGCGGGTGAGGGTGTAGATTACACATCAATGCCTATTGAATCTGCACCTCCTATGGAAGTATTGCTAGCAGAGAGAGAGGCGTCTACTGAACGATTAGAAGAAATGGCTGATTTAAAAGAATCCGTAGCGGAAACTGATAACATAGATGACTTACCAGTGACAGTTCATATTATTCATACTCATAACAGAGAATCTTATTTACCTGAATTACAAAATACATCGGATCCTTTTCACGAGAGTGTGAATATTACATTAGCGGGTGAACGGCTTGGAATCGAATTAGCCAAACATGGCATTAGAGCAGAGGTTGATACGACGGATATAGGTGCAGAGCTAAATGAACGAAGTTGGAGGTTTAGCCAATCATATGAAATATCTAGAGAAATCATGGAAGAAGCGAAGCAGGAAAATGAACATATTAAATTTTATTTCGATCTCCACAGAGATTCCCAGTCAAGGGAACACACTACTGTGGAGCTAAATGGAGAAACGTATGCTCAAGCATTATTCGTCATAGGTGAAAATAATCCAGATTACGAAAAAAATAAGGCGCTTGCGAATAAATTACATGAAAGGCTTCAGGAAGATTATTATGGGTTAAGCCGCGGAATTTTTGCCCCTCCTGTAAGTGAAGGTAGTCGGAATGGTGTATACAATCAGGATTTATCTGAAAATGCGTTGCTTGTAGAGTTTGGCGGGGTAGAAAATTCTCTTGAGGAAGTTTATCGAACGGTTGAAGTGTTTGCGGAAGTGTTTAGTGATTTCTATTGGGAACAGGAAGATAGTCAGGAATGA
- the dnaK gene encoding molecular chaperone DnaK, producing MSKVIGIDLGTTNSCVAVMEGGESTVIANAEGARTTPSVVSFKDGERQVGEVAKRQMITNPNTITSIKRHMGTDYKVEAEGKNYTPQEISAIILQKLKADAEAYLGETVTKAVITVPAYFNDSQRQATKDAGKIAGLEVERIVNEPTAAALAYGLDKEEDQTILVYDLGGGTFDVSILELGDGFFEVKATSGDNKLGGDDFDQVIIDYLVEEFKKDNGIDLAQDKMALQRLKDAAEKAKKDLSGVTQTQISLPFITADQSGPKHLELSLSRAKFEDLSSHLVEKTMEPTRRALKDAGLSAGEVDKVVLVGGSTRIPAVQEAIKKVAGKDPHKGVNPDEVVALGAAIQAGVLTGDVKDVVLLDVTPLSLGIETMGAVMTKLIERNTTIPTSKSQVFSTAADNQPSVDIHVLQGEREMAADNKTLGRFQLTDIPPAPRGVPQIEVSFDIDANGIVNVRAKDLGTNKEQSITITSSSGLSDEEVEQMVKDAEANAEADKKRREEVDLRNEADQLVFTTEKTLKDLGEENVDAADKEKAEAAKEKVKKALEGDDIEAIRSTKDELQEVVTQLTTKLYEQAAQQAQQAQGDQSEGQEEKSDDDVVDAEFEEVNDEDKKQ from the coding sequence ATGAGTAAAGTAATTGGAATTGATTTAGGAACAACAAATTCTTGTGTAGCCGTCATGGAAGGTGGCGAATCTACCGTTATTGCTAATGCTGAAGGTGCTAGAACAACGCCTTCTGTTGTCTCGTTTAAAGATGGAGAGCGACAAGTAGGGGAAGTAGCAAAACGTCAGATGATTACTAACCCTAATACGATCACGTCTATTAAACGTCATATGGGAACAGATTATAAGGTGGAAGCTGAAGGGAAAAACTACACACCTCAAGAAATTTCAGCAATTATTTTACAAAAATTAAAAGCTGACGCTGAAGCTTATTTAGGTGAAACAGTTACAAAAGCGGTTATTACAGTTCCGGCGTATTTCAATGATTCTCAACGCCAAGCAACTAAAGATGCTGGTAAAATTGCAGGACTAGAAGTTGAACGAATTGTTAACGAACCAACAGCTGCTGCTTTGGCTTATGGTTTAGATAAAGAAGAAGATCAAACGATTCTTGTTTATGATTTAGGTGGCGGTACATTTGACGTCTCCATCCTAGAACTTGGCGACGGGTTCTTTGAAGTTAAAGCAACATCAGGTGACAATAAACTCGGTGGCGATGACTTTGACCAAGTTATTATTGATTATCTTGTCGAAGAATTTAAAAAGGACAATGGTATTGACTTAGCTCAAGATAAAATGGCGTTACAACGTTTAAAAGATGCTGCTGAAAAAGCTAAAAAAGACTTGTCAGGTGTGACACAAACACAAATTAGTTTGCCATTTATTACAGCGGATCAGTCAGGACCGAAACACCTGGAACTTTCTTTATCACGAGCAAAGTTTGAAGATCTGTCATCTCATCTTGTTGAGAAAACAATGGAGCCGACACGCCGGGCATTAAAAGATGCTGGTCTTTCAGCTGGTGAAGTAGATAAAGTCGTTCTTGTTGGTGGATCTACTCGTATTCCTGCTGTTCAGGAAGCGATTAAAAAAGTAGCTGGAAAAGATCCACATAAAGGGGTTAACCCTGATGAGGTTGTGGCTCTTGGGGCGGCTATTCAAGCAGGTGTGTTAACGGGTGATGTGAAAGACGTGGTTTTACTTGACGTGACACCACTTTCATTAGGAATCGAAACAATGGGTGCTGTTATGACGAAGCTGATTGAACGGAACACGACGATTCCTACAAGTAAGTCACAAGTATTCTCAACGGCTGCTGACAATCAGCCATCTGTGGATATTCACGTTCTTCAAGGTGAGCGTGAAATGGCGGCTGATAACAAAACACTAGGACGATTCCAATTAACAGATATTCCACCAGCACCTCGAGGTGTTCCGCAAATCGAAGTATCTTTTGATATTGATGCTAACGGAATCGTCAATGTCCGTGCGAAAGATTTAGGGACAAATAAAGAACAATCTATTACAATTACATCGTCCTCTGGTTTATCTGACGAAGAAGTTGAACAGATGGTTAAAGATGCAGAAGCAAATGCAGAAGCAGATAAAAAGCGTCGTGAAGAAGTAGATCTTCGTAACGAAGCTGACCAACTCGTCTTTACTACTGAAAAAACGTTAAAAGACCTTGGCGAAGAGAATGTTGATGCAGCAGATAAAGAAAAAGCTGAAGCAGCTAAAGAAAAAGTGAAAAAAGCGCTTGAAGGGGACGACATTGAAGCGATTCGCTCTACTAAAGACGAGCTTCAAGAAGTAGTCACACAGCTCACTACTAAGCTTTACGAACAAGCAGCACAACAGGCACAACAGGCTCAAGGTGACCAAAGCGAAGGGCAAGAAGAAAAATCCGATGATGACGTTGTGGATGCAGAATTCGAAGAAGTAAATGATGAAGACAAGAAGCAATAA
- the holA gene encoding DNA polymerase III subunit delta, translated as MSYVDVLKEINKGNLSPLYLLYGSETYLIEDILQRIISATLSREEQEFNLSKFDMQEHAVEIAIEEAYTYPFMGGKRVVIVKNAYFLSGQQTKEKVEHDIKKLQLYIDKPSLETIFILIAPYEKLDERKKLVKSLKKQGVIMEGKPLEEKDLRHWIGNRSEEFGVTFDSEAQGALLALTGANLMIMASEVKKLALHVGEGATVQQHHVESLVARSLEQDIFALVDNVVKSNVPRALKIYKDLLKQKEAPLKIVALMVRQFRILYQVKQLVSQGYGEKMIASQLKLHPYVVKLAGRQVKKFDDSQLLMLIDQLAELDYRIKTGQVHDELGVELFLLKRQPSNLSV; from the coding sequence ATGTCATATGTGGATGTATTAAAAGAAATTAATAAAGGAAATCTTTCCCCGCTTTATTTATTATACGGTTCTGAAACCTATCTCATTGAAGATATTTTGCAACGGATTATTTCTGCCACCCTCTCACGTGAGGAACAGGAATTTAATTTATCTAAATTTGATATGCAGGAACATGCGGTAGAAATAGCTATAGAAGAAGCCTATACTTACCCGTTTATGGGTGGAAAACGGGTTGTGATTGTCAAAAATGCTTACTTTTTGTCGGGACAGCAAACGAAAGAAAAAGTGGAACATGATATTAAAAAGTTACAATTATACATTGATAAACCTTCTCTGGAAACAATTTTTATTCTTATTGCTCCTTATGAAAAGTTAGACGAAAGAAAAAAACTCGTCAAATCGCTTAAGAAGCAAGGGGTGATCATGGAAGGGAAGCCTTTAGAAGAAAAGGACTTACGTCATTGGATTGGAAATAGGAGTGAAGAGTTTGGTGTGACATTCGATTCAGAGGCTCAAGGAGCACTTCTTGCTTTAACTGGTGCCAATTTAATGATTATGGCATCCGAAGTAAAAAAATTAGCGCTTCACGTGGGGGAAGGGGCAACTGTTCAACAACATCATGTGGAAAGTCTTGTGGCTAGATCTCTTGAACAAGACATTTTTGCACTCGTTGATAACGTCGTAAAGTCAAATGTGCCACGCGCTCTTAAAATATATAAAGATTTATTAAAACAAAAGGAAGCCCCTTTAAAAATAGTAGCACTTATGGTGCGACAATTTCGTATTTTATATCAAGTTAAACAGCTTGTTAGCCAAGGTTATGGAGAAAAAATGATTGCTTCCCAATTGAAATTACACCCGTATGTTGTTAAATTAGCTGGGAGACAAGTTAAGAAATTTGATGATAGCCAATTACTAATGCTCATTGATCAACTCGCTGAACTTGATTATCGGATTAAAACAGGGCAAGTGCACGATGAATTAGGGGTAGAACTCTTTTTACTTAAAAGACAACCGAGTAATCTATCCGTATAA
- the hrcA gene encoding heat-inducible transcriptional repressor HrcA — MLTERQLMILKAIVNDYITNAEPVGSRSVSKRDDINYSPATIRNEMSDLEDLGFLEKPHSSAGRIPSQKGYRYYVDHLLSPSKLKKSDVTNIQAMLANKFSEFEQVVDQAAKVLSNLTSYTSIVLGPEVFESTLKQIQLIPISDNQAVAIIVTDTGHVENQTVHFPGKLEGNELEKVVNILNERLRGVPLVELKRRLNNEIASLLKQYVKQYEEMVVMLHNVFKNHQSEKVFYGGKTNILAQPEFHDVERVRDILNIFEEDALVSKLFRSEAHGLTIKIGEENRFAPFDDCTIITATYSLNGKYMGTVGLLGPTRMEYSRVVSIMDYLSKDMSKLLTAWYKDTR; from the coding sequence ATGTTGACAGAACGTCAGTTAATGATCCTTAAAGCGATTGTAAATGACTACATTACAAATGCTGAACCTGTGGGATCGAGAAGTGTGTCAAAGCGGGATGATATAAACTATAGTCCTGCTACCATTAGGAATGAAATGTCAGACTTAGAAGATTTAGGTTTTCTGGAGAAACCACACAGTTCAGCGGGGAGAATCCCTTCACAAAAAGGCTATCGTTATTATGTTGATCATTTATTATCTCCCTCCAAACTAAAGAAAAGTGATGTCACAAATATTCAAGCCATGTTGGCAAATAAATTTAGTGAATTTGAACAAGTTGTGGATCAAGCGGCGAAAGTGTTGTCTAATTTGACGAGTTACACCTCTATTGTTCTTGGTCCTGAAGTGTTTGAATCCACACTAAAGCAAATTCAACTTATTCCTATTTCTGACAACCAAGCGGTGGCGATTATTGTAACAGATACTGGTCATGTAGAAAATCAGACTGTCCATTTCCCAGGTAAGCTCGAAGGAAATGAGCTAGAGAAAGTGGTCAACATATTAAATGAGCGGCTTCGCGGAGTTCCGTTAGTGGAATTGAAAAGAAGGCTCAACAATGAAATAGCCAGCTTGCTTAAGCAATACGTTAAGCAATATGAAGAAATGGTTGTGATGCTACACAACGTGTTTAAAAATCATCAAAGTGAGAAAGTTTTCTATGGAGGGAAAACAAACATTTTAGCTCAGCCTGAATTTCATGATGTTGAGCGAGTGAGAGATATTCTTAATATCTTTGAAGAAGATGCCCTTGTTTCCAAATTGTTCCGATCAGAAGCCCATGGCCTTACCATCAAAATAGGTGAGGAAAACCGATTTGCCCCGTTTGATGATTGTACAATTATTACAGCTACGTATTCACTTAATGGGAAATATATGGGAACTGTCGGTTTGCTAGGTCCGACGAGAATGGAATATTCACGTGTGGTCAGTATTATGGACTATTTATCTAAAGACATGTCGAAACTATTGACAGCGTGGTATAAAGACACAAGATAA